Proteins found in one Tepidamorphus gemmatus genomic segment:
- a CDS encoding glutamate--cysteine ligase, which translates to MARDQTDTTPLETRDELIDYIAAGAKPRSRFRIGTEHEKFGFYTADCSPVPYGGDRGIEKLLENMQLLLGWEPVTDGGRIIGLLDPTKGGAISLEPGGQFELSGAPLETIHQTCREVNSHLAQLREVAEPLGIGFLGLGFSPKWTLAETPRMPKQRYDIMTAYMPKVGSLGLDMMYRTCTVQVNLDFESESDMVEKMRIGLALQPIATALFANSPFTEGRPNGFQSYRSEIWRDTDPDRTGMLPFVFDQGFGYEAYVDYALDVPMYFVKRGDVYHDVAGASFRDLMAGRLPQLPGVRATRSDWVNHLTTIFPEVRLKRYIEMRGADAGPWRSLCALPALWVGLLYDRTAQDAAWQLVRDWTAEERQALRDQVPRTALKTRFRNRTVQDIAREVVEIAYQGLVRRGRGHGGEANEARFIEDLREIAETGVTPADRLLAAYAGPWQGDIDRVFREHAY; encoded by the coding sequence ATGGCCCGAGACCAGACCGACACGACGCCGCTCGAAACCCGCGACGAGCTGATCGACTACATCGCCGCCGGCGCCAAGCCGCGCTCCCGGTTCAGGATCGGGACGGAGCACGAGAAGTTCGGCTTCTACACCGCAGATTGCTCCCCGGTTCCCTATGGCGGCGACCGGGGCATCGAGAAGCTGCTTGAGAACATGCAGCTGCTGCTCGGCTGGGAGCCGGTGACGGATGGCGGCAGGATCATCGGCCTGCTCGATCCGACCAAGGGCGGCGCGATCTCGCTCGAGCCGGGCGGCCAGTTCGAGCTTTCGGGCGCTCCGCTGGAGACGATCCACCAGACCTGCCGTGAGGTGAATTCCCACCTCGCCCAGCTGCGCGAGGTGGCCGAGCCGCTCGGGATCGGCTTCCTCGGCCTCGGCTTCTCGCCGAAATGGACGCTCGCCGAGACGCCGCGCATGCCCAAGCAGCGTTACGACATCATGACCGCCTACATGCCGAAGGTCGGCAGCCTCGGCCTCGACATGATGTACCGAACCTGTACGGTGCAGGTGAATCTCGATTTCGAGTCCGAATCGGACATGGTCGAGAAGATGCGGATCGGGCTCGCGCTGCAGCCGATCGCCACCGCCCTGTTCGCCAATTCGCCCTTCACCGAGGGCAGGCCGAACGGCTTCCAGTCCTACCGCAGCGAGATCTGGCGGGATACCGATCCCGACCGTACCGGAATGCTGCCTTTCGTCTTCGACCAGGGGTTCGGTTACGAGGCCTATGTCGACTATGCGCTCGACGTGCCGATGTACTTCGTCAAGCGCGGCGACGTCTATCATGACGTGGCGGGGGCCTCGTTCCGCGACCTGATGGCGGGACGGCTGCCGCAGCTGCCCGGCGTGCGCGCCACGCGGTCGGACTGGGTGAATCACCTGACGACGATCTTTCCCGAGGTGCGGCTGAAGCGCTACATCGAGATGCGCGGTGCCGATGCCGGACCGTGGCGCAGCCTGTGCGCACTGCCGGCACTCTGGGTCGGGCTTCTCTACGACAGGACCGCCCAGGACGCGGCCTGGCAGCTGGTCCGGGACTGGACCGCCGAGGAGCGGCAGGCGCTGCGCGATCAGGTGCCGCGCACCGCGCTGAAGACGCGGTTCCGCAACCGCACCGTCCAGGACATCGCCCGCGAGGTCGTCGAGATCGCCTATCAGGGTCTCGTGCGTCGCGGCCGGGGACATGGCGGCGAGGCCAACGAGGCCCGCTTCATCGAGGACCTGCGCGAGATCGCCGAAACCGGCGTGACGCCGGCCGACCGGCTGCTCGCGGCCTATGCCGGACCCTGGCAGGGCGACATCGACCGCGTCTTCCGCGAGCACGCCTATTGA